The Chitinivibrio alkaliphilus ACht1 genome segment AAAAAGGTATGATTCTGGAGCCGGATAAGCTCTATTTGGGTCGAACCGTTGAGTATACAGAGACGGATAATTTGGTTCCCATGCTTGAAGGGCGCTCTTCTATCGGGCGTCTTGGTTTGTTTGTGCATGTGACTGCAGGGTTCGGGGATGTTGGTTTTAAGGGGTTTTGGACGCTTGAGATATTTTGCGTACAGCCCGTTCGTATTTATCCGAATATTGAGGTATGTCAAGTCTATTTTCACACGCTTGAAGGAGACTATGAACGCTATGAGTCCGGTAAGTATCAGGGTAATAATGGGATTCAACCAAGTTTGTTGTATAAGGATTTTCACTCCTCACAATAGTTGAAAAAAGAGTACCAACACGAATAGGGAGTTATTTTTGTGTGGGAATATAGTGTATTTTGTCATTTCACACAGTGTGGCGA includes the following:
- the dcd gene encoding dCTP deaminase, producing MILSGREIEKRLGTDIVLDPFTPSQVNPNSYNLRLHNTMMVYRNHTLDMREPNAAEEVVIPEKGMILEPDKLYLGRTVEYTETDNLVPMLEGRSSIGRLGLFVHVTAGFGDVGFKGFWTLEIFCVQPVRIYPNIEVCQVYFHTLEGDYERYESGKYQGNNGIQPSLLYKDFHSSQ